In one Neobacillus sp. WH10 genomic region, the following are encoded:
- a CDS encoding DUF4003 family protein: MQERSIKENIGAYKDIYSQLYSALKWKADKRTLMMIAAMYVTNSKEFHLKKYLEIADYIKGNVGAFSYLKSTQRFSIAATLDTTADDPKTSFHHFIAIYEKLIDNGFSRNAYSYIAAGTLLKVEPMRIDEIIQKTSDIYKGMKGHHFFLTDSGDYPLASILAQCENDSEEIVSRVEEYYQALKKIGFSSGNDLQFLSHILALDSEQSPNVKAQQCIEIKELLDNANHKTKKVYYPYIGMLSFLENKESEINNLLMINEEFNRDKLFKWNKEINFMMSVLFLMSSMTAMGDAARTGLNISIEALIQAQQAAMTASMTAAAVAASSSNGNT, translated from the coding sequence ATGCAAGAGAGATCAATTAAAGAAAACATTGGAGCTTATAAGGATATCTATTCGCAGTTGTATTCAGCATTAAAATGGAAAGCGGATAAGCGCACACTAATGATGATTGCCGCTATGTATGTAACAAACTCAAAAGAGTTTCACTTAAAAAAGTATCTGGAAATTGCCGACTATATTAAGGGCAATGTAGGGGCCTTTTCCTATTTAAAATCGACACAACGTTTTAGCATTGCTGCAACATTAGATACAACAGCGGATGATCCTAAAACAAGCTTTCACCACTTCATTGCTATTTATGAAAAGCTCATTGATAATGGCTTCAGCCGTAATGCGTATTCCTATATTGCAGCGGGAACGCTCTTAAAAGTGGAGCCAATGCGCATAGATGAAATCATTCAAAAAACAAGCGATATCTATAAAGGAATGAAAGGGCACCATTTTTTCCTGACGGACTCTGGTGATTATCCTTTGGCATCTATACTGGCCCAATGTGAAAATGATTCAGAAGAAATCGTAAGCAGAGTGGAGGAGTACTACCAGGCACTTAAGAAAATAGGCTTTTCAAGTGGGAATGATCTGCAATTTTTAAGCCACATTCTGGCATTGGATTCAGAACAAAGTCCGAATGTGAAGGCACAACAATGCATTGAAATAAAAGAACTGCTCGACAATGCTAATCATAAAACCAAAAAGGTCTATTATCCATATATCGGTATGCTCAGCTTTTTAGAAAATAAGGAAAGTGAAATTAATAACCTCCTTATGATCAATGAGGAATTTAATCGGGATAAACTGTTTAAATGGAACAAAGAGATTAATTTTATGATGAGTGTGCTGTTTTTGATGAGTTCAATGACAGCTATGGGAGATGCTGCTAGAACAGGGTTAAACATTTCGATTGAAGCGCTTATCCAAGCCCAGCAGGCAGCAATGACCGCAAGCATGACGGCGGCAGCAGTTGCAGCCAGCAGTTCCAATGGGAATACGTAA
- a CDS encoding cation:dicarboxylase symporter family transporter, which translates to MKKISLAWQIFIGLALGIIVGAVFYGNPHVATYLQPIGDIFIRLIKMIVVPIVVSSLIVGVAGVGDMKSLGKLGGKTLLYFEIITTIAIIVGLLAANVFQPGVGVDRTHLTKTDINSYVSTAEKTESHSMIDTVVNIVPTNIIQSLAEGDMLAIIFFSVMFGLGVAAIGEKGLPILNFFKGTADAMFFVTNQIMKLAPFGVFALIGVTVSKFGISSLIPLGKLVLVVYGAMIFFILVVLGLTAKIVGFNIFKLIRYLKDELILGYTTASSETVLPKIMEKMEKLGCPKSITSFVIPTGYSFNLDGSTLYQAIAAMFIAQMYGIHMSIGQQITLVFVLMLTSKGIAGVPGVSFVVLLATLGTVGLPVEGLAFIAGIDRILDMARTCVNIVGNSLAAIVITKWEGHSLDDSVTVEQKAA; encoded by the coding sequence ATGAAGAAAATTAGTTTAGCATGGCAGATATTCATTGGACTGGCTCTTGGTATTATTGTCGGTGCGGTTTTTTATGGCAATCCGCATGTGGCAACTTACCTCCAGCCAATAGGTGATATATTTATTCGCTTAATTAAAATGATTGTTGTTCCAATCGTTGTCTCAAGTCTAATTGTTGGTGTTGCAGGCGTAGGCGATATGAAGTCCTTGGGAAAGCTCGGAGGCAAAACCCTGCTTTACTTTGAAATCATCACGACAATCGCAATCATTGTTGGACTGCTTGCCGCGAACGTATTTCAACCAGGTGTTGGGGTCGATCGCACCCATTTAACAAAGACGGATATTAATAGTTATGTAAGTACAGCTGAAAAAACTGAGTCACATTCGATGATTGATACAGTGGTGAACATTGTTCCTACTAACATTATTCAGTCTTTAGCAGAGGGAGATATGCTTGCAATCATTTTCTTCTCTGTTATGTTTGGACTTGGAGTGGCAGCGATCGGAGAGAAAGGCCTGCCGATTCTCAATTTCTTCAAAGGAACTGCAGATGCGATGTTCTTTGTAACAAATCAAATCATGAAATTAGCCCCTTTCGGTGTTTTTGCTTTGATTGGTGTAACTGTTTCGAAATTTGGTATCTCCTCTTTAATTCCACTTGGGAAACTGGTTCTTGTTGTATACGGGGCAATGATCTTTTTCATTTTAGTGGTTTTAGGGTTAACGGCGAAAATTGTAGGGTTTAACATTTTTAAGCTAATTCGATATTTAAAAGATGAACTAATTTTGGGCTATACGACAGCGAGTTCAGAAACTGTCCTTCCCAAAATTATGGAGAAGATGGAGAAGCTCGGCTGTCCAAAGTCGATTACTTCTTTTGTTATTCCAACCGGTTATTCTTTTAATCTTGATGGATCGACTCTATATCAAGCGATTGCGGCAATGTTCATTGCACAAATGTATGGAATCCATATGAGTATTGGACAGCAAATAACATTAGTTTTTGTATTAATGCTTACATCCAAGGGGATTGCCGGGGTTCCAGGCGTATCGTTTGTTGTTCTTCTTGCCACATTAGGTACTGTAGGGCTGCCTGTTGAGGGTTTAGCATTTATTGCGGGTATTGACCGGATTCTCGACATGGCACGTACATGTGTTAACATTGTTGGCAACTCCTTGGCGGCTATAGTTATTACAAAATGGGAAGGCCATAGCCTTGATGATTCTGTTACTGTTGAGCAAAAAGCGGCTTAA
- the mprF gene encoding bifunctional lysylphosphatidylglycerol flippase/synthetase MprF, giving the protein MKTVNKEKIFLFIKILFPVILFGLAGYEIKKFTGNMNIQLFRHEVSQLHLTKMVLIFLITFCAIFPMFFYDVFLAKILGLKVPLKELVKRSFIANTFSNLIGFGGLVGATLRTYFYQEAEADKKTLVKKIASVSLFYLTGISLLSWIVLIGYRSSPLFHEKRWLFWAVAAISLYLPIFIVIYFIQRKKAKESMVEFGIALKLIIVSLFEWIAIFLAIWLLCMILRIPIDFKELVPVFIVASCAGIISMIPGGFGSFDLLFIWGTHVLGVPGEKVVVLLLFYRIGYFILPFLVGLVLFIKDFWNRWNQSWNNVPNAILVRTGHIFLTFLVFLSGLVLLLSAAVPGIIERIKIAQEFLSFPIMNISHQLSVATGFILLGLSRGIQYKEKRTYNLTIVVLIFAAFFTFLKGFDYEEALYILIVAVLLRVSKKRFYRESFVLSWSKTIFDIGMFVVITFMFLLIGYFNLPSSEIKVTPTLSPYLIKDSRELFKSALIGLFIAMLLFFIGFLVRRYKKWELKTSITQEEKIMEHLDHYNGTVLTHLIFLHDKYIYWNKEENVMFAYQVYADKLVVLGNPVGDRDELPAAIEEFRETADLYGYTPVFYEISEKMLPYLHENGYDFFKLGEEAYVELDSFSLSGKKMKGARAVKNKFERENYQFEIVKPPFQADFMKEIKEISDEWLQGRTEKGFSLGFFDVNYLNKAEIAVIRANGTKILGFASIMPVYNQNQSISLDLMRFGKHAPTGTMDFVFLSLFEWAKEQGYQYFNIGMAPLSNVGLSKFSFLSEKVASQIFLHGQFLYSFQGLRKFKDKYADMWLPKYLAYRKKTSLPITMAQITLLIGKKRKNGD; this is encoded by the coding sequence TTGAAAACGGTTAACAAAGAAAAGATCTTTTTATTCATAAAAATTTTATTTCCAGTGATATTATTTGGTCTCGCAGGATATGAAATAAAAAAATTTACGGGAAACATGAACATTCAGTTGTTTCGCCATGAAGTTAGTCAATTGCATTTGACTAAGATGGTCTTGATTTTTTTAATTACCTTTTGTGCCATTTTCCCAATGTTTTTCTATGATGTATTTTTAGCAAAAATATTAGGCCTTAAAGTACCGTTAAAAGAGCTGGTGAAAAGGTCTTTTATTGCCAATACCTTTTCAAACTTAATTGGGTTTGGAGGTCTTGTTGGTGCTACACTGAGAACCTATTTCTATCAAGAAGCTGAAGCTGACAAAAAAACACTAGTGAAGAAAATAGCATCTGTTTCGCTGTTTTATCTGACCGGCATTTCTTTGTTATCTTGGATCGTTCTTATCGGTTATCGAAGCTCACCTCTTTTTCATGAAAAAAGATGGCTTTTTTGGGCAGTAGCAGCTATAAGTTTATATCTGCCGATTTTTATCGTAATTTATTTTATTCAACGCAAAAAAGCAAAAGAATCAATGGTCGAGTTTGGAATAGCGCTCAAACTGATCATCGTTTCTTTGTTTGAATGGATTGCCATTTTCCTAGCTATCTGGTTATTATGTATGATTTTAAGAATCCCTATTGATTTTAAGGAGCTTGTGCCTGTTTTTATCGTTGCTTCATGTGCCGGAATTATTAGTATGATACCTGGGGGGTTCGGGTCCTTTGACTTACTTTTCATCTGGGGTACTCATGTTTTAGGTGTTCCGGGGGAGAAAGTGGTTGTCCTACTGCTATTTTATCGTATCGGCTATTTTATTCTACCATTTTTAGTCGGATTAGTTTTATTTATCAAGGATTTTTGGAACAGGTGGAATCAATCGTGGAACAATGTTCCAAATGCCATCCTAGTGAGGACTGGCCATATATTTTTAACCTTTTTGGTCTTTCTGTCAGGACTTGTTTTGCTTCTTTCTGCAGCTGTCCCAGGAATTATCGAAAGGATAAAGATTGCTCAAGAATTTTTATCCTTTCCAATCATGAATATCTCGCATCAGCTTTCTGTTGCAACTGGTTTTATCCTGCTCGGGTTATCCCGTGGTATTCAGTACAAAGAGAAGCGGACATACAACCTAACAATTGTCGTTTTAATTTTTGCTGCCTTTTTCACTTTTTTAAAGGGTTTTGATTATGAGGAGGCATTGTATATTTTAATTGTTGCCGTGCTCTTGAGAGTATCAAAAAAGCGATTTTACAGAGAGAGTTTTGTATTAAGCTGGAGTAAAACCATTTTTGATATCGGTATGTTTGTTGTAATTACCTTTATGTTTTTATTAATCGGATATTTCAATTTGCCTTCCTCCGAAATTAAAGTGACTCCAACGCTTTCACCATATTTGATTAAAGACTCTCGTGAATTATTTAAAAGTGCATTAATCGGTTTGTTTATTGCTATGTTACTTTTCTTCATCGGCTTTTTAGTTAGACGCTATAAAAAATGGGAGCTGAAAACATCTATTACTCAGGAAGAAAAAATCATGGAACATTTGGATCATTATAATGGAACAGTCCTAACACATTTAATCTTTTTACATGATAAATATATTTATTGGAATAAAGAGGAAAACGTCATGTTTGCCTATCAAGTATATGCAGACAAGCTTGTGGTCCTCGGTAACCCTGTTGGAGACCGAGACGAATTGCCAGCTGCAATAGAAGAATTTAGAGAAACAGCTGATCTTTATGGGTATACTCCTGTTTTTTACGAGATAAGCGAGAAAATGCTTCCATATCTGCATGAAAACGGTTATGACTTTTTCAAGCTAGGTGAGGAAGCTTATGTTGAATTAGACAGTTTTTCATTAAGTGGAAAAAAAATGAAAGGAGCCAGGGCAGTAAAAAACAAGTTTGAACGAGAGAATTATCAGTTTGAAATTGTAAAGCCTCCCTTTCAAGCAGATTTCATGAAGGAAATAAAAGAAATATCTGATGAATGGCTTCAAGGAAGAACGGAAAAAGGTTTTTCACTCGGTTTTTTTGATGTGAATTACCTCAATAAGGCTGAAATAGCTGTTATTAGAGCAAATGGAACAAAGATACTTGGCTTTGCCAGCATAATGCCGGTTTATAATCAAAACCAATCCATCTCGTTGGATTTGATGCGCTTTGGAAAGCATGCGCCAACCGGAACGATGGACTTTGTTTTTCTATCATTATTCGAATGGGCAAAAGAACAGGGATATCAATACTTTAATATCGGGATGGCACCTTTATCAAATGTAGGCCTGTCAAAGTTTTCGTTTTTAAGTGAAAAAGTTGCTTCTCAAATATTTTTACACGGTCAATTTCTCTATTCATTTCAAGGTTTAAGAAAATTTAAAGATAAATATGCCGACATGTGGCTTCCAAAATATTTAGCTTACCGAAAAAAAACGTCCTTGCCAATTACGATGGCACAAATCACTTTATTGATTGGCAAAAAAAGAAAAAATGGAGACTAA
- a CDS encoding diadenosine tetraphosphate hydrolase produces MRKITLSNGNTVEVECLSCALTSGLIEPDGGVVIETEHFHAHQDVAYPIKGLIILASKRHITCFDELTELEKIDYINVLTKIRKAQREVLGIEHVYYFYNEDTTHHFHTWMVPRYEWMYSFGRSVESVRPVLLHARNEMNDDENVKEMIEGIEMLKNNLNS; encoded by the coding sequence GTGAGAAAAATTACCTTATCTAATGGAAACACAGTAGAGGTTGAATGCTTGAGTTGTGCTTTAACGAGTGGATTGATTGAACCAGATGGAGGGGTTGTCATCGAAACAGAGCATTTCCATGCTCATCAAGACGTCGCATACCCTATAAAGGGATTAATTATTTTGGCGTCGAAGCGTCATATTACCTGTTTTGATGAATTAACTGAGTTAGAGAAGATTGATTATATCAACGTTCTAACAAAAATTAGAAAAGCGCAACGAGAAGTATTAGGAATTGAACATGTCTATTATTTTTATAACGAAGATACCACACACCATTTTCATACATGGATGGTCCCCCGCTATGAATGGATGTACAGCTTTGGACGTTCTGTGGAATCTGTCCGACCTGTTCTGCTTCATGCCAGAAATGAAATGAATGATGATGAAAATGTGAAAGAAATGATAGAGGGCATTGAAATGCTCAAAAATAATTTGAACAGCTGA
- a CDS encoding MOSC domain-containing protein, with product MKWILNKVFVGLPKTMGSKEAVNPMEREWTSAIFKEPVEGPIWVGKTGLTGDGVADLEHHGGPEKAVFAYSIENYTYWRNELDISDISAGGMGENLVMEHATEETVSIGDTFQIGEAIIQVSQPRQPCWKPARRFKIKNLALLLQNTGKTGWYFRVLQEGYIEEGQTFTLLDRPYPHWTIQKCNQILHGKQQNFIEMQELAGCELLAPGMRATLSKRIEKRNSSAPDIRNRVFGPNE from the coding sequence GTGAAGTGGATTCTTAATAAAGTTTTCGTAGGTTTACCCAAAACAATGGGAAGTAAAGAGGCTGTAAATCCCATGGAGCGGGAATGGACAAGTGCCATTTTTAAAGAGCCTGTTGAAGGACCAATCTGGGTTGGCAAAACAGGTTTAACAGGTGATGGAGTAGCAGATTTGGAACACCATGGCGGGCCCGAAAAAGCCGTTTTTGCCTATTCAATTGAAAATTATACATACTGGAGAAATGAATTAGATATATCGGATATATCAGCTGGTGGCATGGGTGAAAATTTGGTTATGGAGCATGCAACGGAGGAAACGGTTTCCATTGGTGATACCTTTCAAATTGGTGAGGCGATTATTCAAGTTTCTCAGCCAAGGCAGCCGTGCTGGAAGCCTGCGCGCCGTTTTAAAATTAAAAACTTAGCATTGTTATTACAGAATACAGGAAAAACCGGCTGGTATTTCCGTGTTTTACAAGAAGGGTATATTGAAGAGGGGCAAACATTTACCTTACTTGATCGTCCATATCCGCATTGGACCATCCAAAAATGTAATCAAATTCTCCATGGTAAGCAGCAGAATTTTATAGAAATGCAAGAACTTGCTGGGTGTGAATTGCTTGCGCCGGGCATGAGAGCTACTTTATCAAAGCGAATAGAGAAACGGAACTCCAGTGCCCCAGATATCCGCAACCGAGTTTTTGGACCAAATGAATAA
- a CDS encoding DUF5808 domain-containing protein has protein sequence MTSNILLFLIAMMIPIFIPLIFIPFWTRKTESFGVSIPEEAYHLHDIKKMRQKYAWTNAILAIIITVVFWFTAAGRDENFTAVLFSILIFAFIAVSFAVYLIFHKQMKELKNNNQNWTRKPQLVTIDTGFRNQKLAYSNYWFVIPFLISILSIVITLTNYQLIPDRYPMQYNFSGEVTTWANKSYRSVLLMPIMQIYLTLLFLFINTIISKAKQQVSAANPEESIRQNIVFRRRWSLFTIIMGTGLITIFMLNQLSLMYQINHQLLMIVPLVFTIGIIVVSIILSITTGQGGSRIAVKTGGENGTVIDRDDDRYWKLGMFYFNKNDPAIFLEKRFGIGWTNNWAHPLSWIIVLAILLLAFGLPKLLG, from the coding sequence ATGACTTCCAACATTTTATTATTTCTTATTGCGATGATGATTCCGATCTTTATTCCGCTAATTTTCATCCCTTTTTGGACACGAAAAACAGAAAGTTTCGGTGTATCGATCCCTGAAGAGGCCTACCATCTTCATGATATAAAAAAAATGCGCCAAAAATATGCCTGGACGAATGCAATTCTGGCTATCATCATTACAGTAGTTTTTTGGTTTACAGCTGCAGGTCGCGATGAAAACTTCACCGCAGTCTTGTTTTCCATCTTGATTTTTGCTTTTATAGCTGTAAGTTTTGCCGTCTATCTTATTTTCCATAAGCAAATGAAGGAACTAAAAAATAATAATCAAAATTGGACGCGAAAGCCGCAGTTAGTCACGATTGATACCGGGTTTCGAAATCAAAAGCTGGCATACTCTAATTATTGGTTTGTCATCCCATTTTTGATTTCGATTTTATCCATCGTCATTACTCTTACAAATTACCAGCTTATTCCTGATAGATATCCGATGCAATATAACTTTAGTGGCGAGGTCACTACCTGGGCAAATAAATCTTATCGGTCAGTGCTGCTTATGCCAATCATGCAGATTTATCTGACACTACTGTTTTTATTCATTAATACCATTATTTCTAAAGCCAAACAGCAAGTGTCCGCTGCTAATCCCGAGGAATCCATTCGGCAAAATATCGTGTTCAGAAGACGGTGGTCGCTGTTCACTATCATCATGGGTACAGGCTTGATCACCATATTTATGCTGAACCAGCTATCATTAATGTATCAAATTAATCATCAGCTATTAATGATTGTTCCGCTTGTCTTTACCATTGGTATTATTGTAGTATCTATTATTCTATCGATAACAACTGGTCAAGGCGGAAGTCGTATTGCTGTAAAAACAGGCGGTGAAAACGGCACAGTTATTGATCGTGATGATGACCGTTATTGGAAGCTTGGCATGTTTTATTTTAACAAGAATGACCCAGCGATATTTTTAGAAAAACGGTTCGGAATCGGCTGGACAAATAACTGGGCCCACCCGCTTTCATGGATTATCGTGCTTGCGATTCTCTTACTCGCTTTCGGTCTGCCTAAATTATTGGGATAA
- a CDS encoding GntR family transcriptional regulator: MYITLDLESEEPIYTQLKYQIIAGIAKKELSPGEALPSVRSLAADLGINLHTVNKAYQQLKQEGFILIHRQKGVVINPDGVPKANEAYWSELESKLHPLIAEAVCRDVPEKDFLQLCSRIFANFLHEG, from the coding sequence GTGTATATTACACTTGATCTTGAATCAGAAGAACCAATTTATACACAATTAAAGTACCAGATCATTGCCGGTATCGCAAAAAAAGAACTAAGCCCTGGCGAGGCACTACCCTCCGTACGGTCACTGGCAGCGGATCTAGGTATTAATCTTCATACCGTTAACAAAGCCTATCAGCAATTGAAACAAGAAGGATTTATTTTGATTCATCGGCAAAAAGGCGTGGTCATCAATCCCGATGGCGTTCCTAAAGCAAATGAAGCCTACTGGTCTGAATTGGAATCCAAACTCCATCCACTGATTGCTGAAGCAGTTTGCCGCGATGTCCCGGAAAAAGATTTTTTACAGCTTTGCAGTCGAATATTCGCAAATTTTTTACATGAAGGGTGA
- a CDS encoding DNA-binding protein, translating to MTENKQITESDLPAGLAKPAQRALLTAGYLQLEQIAKVSEVEILKLHGMGPKALEQLRNALDAKGLSFANRA from the coding sequence ATGACAGAAAACAAACAAATAACGGAAAGCGACCTTCCTGCTGGATTAGCTAAGCCGGCACAGCGGGCACTTTTAACTGCCGGATATTTGCAGCTGGAGCAAATCGCCAAAGTAAGTGAAGTGGAAATCTTGAAGCTGCATGGTATGGGCCCAAAAGCATTGGAGCAGCTCCGAAATGCCCTCGATGCAAAGGGCCTATCATTTGCAAACCGTGCATGA
- a CDS encoding response regulator transcription factor: MKILLVEDDKTIASGLEYSLQQDQFSTILCYDAVSAKKVIAEELDQIALCLFDLSLPDGSGYELCKLVKERRDLPVIFLTAIDDEVNVVMGLDMGADDYITKPFRVRELISRIKTVLRRYQKQPQTKITIEIQNVSINTLEGKVYKNGEEVLLTALEYRLFLIFANHIGQVLSRNQLLERIWDVAGDFVNDNTLTVYIKRLREKLEVHPQNPQIIKTVRGLGYKVGD, encoded by the coding sequence ATGAAAATTTTGCTTGTGGAAGATGATAAAACGATTGCATCTGGACTTGAGTATTCGCTGCAGCAGGACCAGTTTTCCACGATTCTATGCTATGACGCCGTATCTGCTAAAAAGGTGATAGCAGAGGAATTGGATCAAATTGCATTATGTTTATTTGATTTATCCCTGCCAGATGGAAGTGGCTATGAATTGTGTAAGTTGGTGAAGGAACGGAGGGATCTTCCTGTTATTTTTTTAACAGCGATTGACGATGAGGTCAATGTTGTGATGGGACTTGACATGGGAGCAGATGATTACATAACCAAACCTTTTCGGGTTCGAGAGCTTATCTCTAGGATCAAAACGGTCTTACGAAGATATCAAAAGCAGCCGCAAACAAAAATCACTATTGAAATCCAGAATGTTAGCATTAATACACTCGAAGGGAAGGTTTATAAAAATGGCGAAGAAGTTCTGTTAACTGCCTTAGAATATCGCTTATTTCTAATCTTCGCGAACCATATCGGACAGGTTCTCTCACGTAATCAATTATTGGAACGGATTTGGGATGTAGCTGGGGACTTCGTAAATGATAATACCTTAACGGTTTACATAAAAAGGCTGAGGGAAAAGTTAGAGGTTCATCCGCAAAATCCTCAAATTATCAAAACCGTGCGCGGATTAGGCTATAAGGTTGGTGATTAG
- a CDS encoding HAMP domain-containing sensor histidine kinase, translating to MLRNREVRILILTMCLISLAGLLAAAFLSLAAMALVFIVSVLLIRCCLIFTNWRYREIEKLSGYLRQISGGDYSLDVRDNFEGELSILKNNIYKVTIMLSEQGSLLQQDKIQLTNAISDISHQLKTPLTSMMIMADLLSDANLPAAKRNEFTRTIRIQLERIEWLVSSLLKLSKIDAGTAQFKKDQITVKKLIQKALEPVLIPMDIKEQTISIEGDDTVSFVGDLNWTAEALINILKNSVEHTTSGGKIIISFLENAMFTEIVIADNGKGIAKDDLPYIFKRFYKGKNASEESIGIGMAMAQSIITSQNGDIEVKSKDGEGTQFRIKFYKQVV from the coding sequence ATGCTGCGTAATCGCGAGGTGCGTATACTCATACTAACGATGTGCCTGATCAGTCTAGCTGGCCTCTTGGCAGCTGCATTTCTTTCGCTGGCTGCAATGGCGCTTGTTTTCATCGTTTCTGTCTTACTCATTAGATGTTGTTTAATATTTACGAATTGGAGATATCGCGAAATCGAAAAGCTGTCCGGATATTTACGTCAAATAAGCGGTGGTGATTATTCACTCGATGTGCGTGATAATTTCGAAGGAGAGCTAAGCATTCTAAAAAACAATATTTATAAAGTGACCATCATGCTATCAGAACAAGGTTCGCTATTGCAGCAGGATAAAATCCAGCTTACCAATGCGATTTCCGACATATCCCATCAGCTCAAAACCCCACTTACCTCAATGATGATCATGGCCGATTTGTTAAGTGATGCCAACCTGCCGGCTGCAAAAAGAAATGAATTCACCCGTACTATTCGGATTCAGCTTGAACGTATCGAATGGCTCGTTTCTTCATTATTAAAGCTGTCAAAAATTGACGCCGGAACGGCCCAATTCAAAAAAGATCAAATAACGGTGAAAAAACTGATTCAAAAAGCATTGGAGCCCGTTTTGATTCCAATGGACATTAAGGAACAAACCATTTCAATTGAGGGTGATGATACTGTTTCCTTTGTCGGCGACCTTAATTGGACCGCTGAAGCCCTAATCAATATTTTAAAAAACAGCGTGGAGCATACCACTTCAGGTGGAAAGATTATCATTTCTTTTTTAGAAAATGCTATGTTTACGGAAATCGTCATTGCTGATAACGGGAAAGGCATTGCGAAGGATGATCTCCCGTATATTTTTAAACGCTTTTACAAAGGAAAGAATGCCAGTGAAGAGAGCATCGGAATCGGCATGGCGATGGCACAAAGCATCATCACCAGCCAAAATGGTGATATCGAGGTTAAAAGTAAGGATGGAGAGGGGACGCAGTTTCGGATTAAGTTTTATAAGCAAGTGGTGTAA
- a CDS encoding ABC transporter ATP-binding protein, protein MEILKIEHLTKMYGKGETAVKALDDVSFSVKKGEFVAIIGPSGSGKSTLLHLLGGVDRPTSGKVLVDNTDIYNLNETQLAIFRRRQIGLIYQFYNLIPVLTVEENITLPLLLDEHKVDKKQFNDIVKILNLENRLNHLPNQLSGGQQQRVSIGRALISNPAIMLADEPTGNLDSKNSSEIIDLLKMFNKTFKQTLLVITHDERIALQADRVIAIEDGRIAKDEVIRP, encoded by the coding sequence ATGGAAATTTTAAAAATAGAACATCTGACTAAAATGTACGGAAAAGGTGAGACGGCAGTTAAGGCACTTGATGATGTTTCTTTTTCAGTTAAAAAAGGTGAATTTGTCGCTATTATCGGCCCGTCCGGATCCGGGAAATCGACGCTTTTGCATCTGCTTGGCGGTGTTGATCGTCCAACCAGCGGTAAGGTCCTCGTGGATAATACTGATATTTATAACTTAAATGAAACACAGCTGGCGATTTTTAGACGCAGGCAAATAGGCTTGATCTATCAATTTTACAACCTGATTCCGGTCCTGACAGTAGAAGAGAACATTACCCTGCCACTCTTGCTAGATGAACATAAGGTCGACAAGAAACAGTTTAATGATATCGTTAAGATTCTTAATTTAGAGAATCGCTTAAACCATCTCCCTAATCAGCTATCCGGCGGGCAGCAACAACGGGTGTCGATCGGCCGGGCGCTGATTAGTAATCCTGCTATTATGCTTGCCGATGAGCCAACAGGTAATCTAGATAGTAAGAATAGTAGTGAAATTATTGATTTATTAAAAATGTTTAATAAAACATTTAAACAAACGCTGCTAGTTATTACCCATGATGAACGGATTGCCTTGCAAGCAGACAGAGTTATTGCAATTGAGGATGGCAGAATCGCCAAGGACGAGGTGATTCGTCCGTGA